The Triticum urartu cultivar G1812 chromosome 6, Tu2.1, whole genome shotgun sequence genome includes the window TAGAAGCCCAGTATGGCCCATCGAACCAAAACCACAATTTCAGCCATAATATAGGCCCCTTGAAGGCCAGAGACAGCAAACCCCTCCATCGCTGAAACCCTCCAAACGCTTGCCGCAATGGGCAGGAAACCCTCggcttccgccgccgccgccgctgcggCTGCGGACCACGATTCCACCGTCGCCAGCGCCAAGGCCGCCGAGCTCCTAGCAGCAGCCGCTGACTGCGAGGGTATCCATGGGCACTCCATGTTCTTCGACGCCCTCGTGCAGCTTATACCCCCGCGCTTCTACCTCTCCGCCGACGATGATGTTCGCCCCTACTACCAGGGCCTCTCCAAGGCCGCCAAGGCGGCCATGAAGGCTCAGTCCCGCGCCAATATCAAGGCTGCCCGCCGAGCCCGCCTCGACCCGGCGGGGCCGCCTTCCTCCACCCTGGACCTTCTCAAGAAGTCCGTCGCCGACcaagaggcggaggagaagaaggaagaggaggaggataACTCACAAGACGGAAGCCAGGAGTCCGACGACGAGGCAACCTCAGAGGGCGGCGACGATGACCAGGACAACGAGGAGGGAgatgaagaggaggaagaggaggaggaggcagaggatGAGAAGCAGGAGATGCAGATGGCCCCGGCAGCAGTTGTCTCTGAAGATCGGTCGGTGACTTACGAGGAGCTGCGAGAGCGGCTTCAACGCCGCATTACAGAGCTCCGTGGGAACCGGTGCACCAGGCCGGAGTTCCTGAATAAGCCCCAGAAGGAGAAGGGTAAGAAGGGAAAGGGTGCTAAAGTGAAGGGGAAGGAAGAGGGTACAAAGCGGAAGCGTGAGGATGGCACTGGGGATGCAGAGGGTAAGGATGGGAAGAAGCAcaagaaggaaggggaagagaagGCACCAGATATCATGTATGGCAATGTGTTGGTTGATCCAAAGGAAGCAAggcggaggaagaagaggaggatcaagaacaagaagaaggagCTGGAGCAGGCTAAGCGGATGCAGCGGGCAAAGGAGGATCCTAAAAAGGCCACCAAGATGGCCTGGGATGTGGCAACAAGGCGCGCGGCTGGGGAGAAGGTGCACGACAACCCCAAGTTGATTAAAGAGAGCATGAAGAAGGATAAGAAGCGGCAGGAGAAGCATGCGGAGGAGTGGAAGGACAGGCAGAGGACAGTGGACATCAAGAAGAAGCAGAAGCAGAATAAGCGGAAGGAGAACATCCAGGGCCGGGCGCAggagaagaaggcacgcaaaataGAGAAGCGCGAGAAGAAGCTTATGCGCCCTGGTTTTGAGGGGCGCAAGGAAGGCTATGTCAACGAGTGACATCTGCATTGAAGATGATGATGACTGAGTACTGTCTCTGCTTTATGTTTTCAAGGTTGCATATGTTGGTGTTGGTACTGGAAATAGGTATCCAGATTATGACTACCATACTTAATTATAGCTTGAAGATCGAATGTTTGGCAGGTCATCTGGAAAAGATTTTGAGATATTCCTTCTGCTGTATTTTCATTGAGCTTAGATAAATTTGTCGAAAAACAAACTTTCATGTCTGGCTTCATAATTATCTCTAGCACTAGACCAAGGAAATATTAATGTTCTTTTATGCTGCCTGAGGAAATGTTAATGATGCTTCAATGGATTTCGTTCTTTTCTTTGTAATTTGTAGCAGTGGCCTTATAGATTAGTTATGTCAAATTATGCATCAGTGAAGATGTTCTGGGTACAGGCTTATCTAAATTCTTCTTTGCTTGGTAAATTGGAATCCACAATGCCCACTTCTCATCATGTTATGCATATGCTACATGTCAATAGTCTATATCAATCTTATTTTGCAAGCTTATACTGTAGTAATGTACAGTCTGTATTATGGCGTTGAGTTATACTGCAGGACGCTGATTTGTTAGTTTACTCTCTGCAGTTATATCCTAGATTAATTTGCAGCCTTATTAGTAAGGCCACATGTATACCTTTGTGTTTATTCATTTGTGTCCACTGTTGTCAAGGGTGAGGTACTTGTTCCCTTCCATTTTCTTGCCAGCAAGGGGACAGACAACACCTGCATCTATATAAAAAGGGGGATTTTCAGCCTGTCTTGTATGTGTACCTGCTCGAGAAAGGGCAAAAAAGCAAAAGGTATCATTTATATAGGTACTTGGAATGCAAGGTTAGGATCATCTCTCTCCACAAGATATTCTTTCTGTTCGGCGACAAGTTTGAGAGATTTATATGAATCATAGCGGATTTAGGAGGATTGATGGAATGTAGATGCGCCTTAGTGTGCATCCGTTGATGTTCTTCGCGAGCACTTCCTCTGAGGTGCTTTCACATCGCTGATTGCTTTCTACCCTATGCAAGAGGTCTCTCCTTTTAGTTATCACTTGAATAGGATACATGGCGTTCATATTCTGTTTGATTACTTTATTCCTGTGTGATTTTGGCTCTAAAGATGATAGGTTTCAGAATGTGGTTAGTTTTGCGTCTGTCATATGCTTGCTGCTGTTACACATAATTGTACTTTTGTCTTCGACTTTGCGCTAGAAGCATTCTTGTTCTAGACTTCTAGCTGTATTGTTCATGGCACTATTTTTTTCTGCCTTTGTAGCCGAGGATTACTGTGACTGTTTGGACTGAATTATGATTTTGTAGCATTTGTTCCATGTGAGAGATGGTGGTATGTTGATATAATTCTGAAATAATAGTGGAGTGTAGGAACGGTATGCTAATTTTGCATTTGCATGCCTGTTGGTTTATGATGCCATAAACACAAGGGCCCTATACATCAGTTGGGTATCTTGCTTGGACTTCTAtatttattactccctccgtcccataatataagagtgtttttgacactagtgtagtgtcaaagcTACTCTATTatgagatggagggagtattttggTGCTAGATCTTTGGCTATGAGGCGCTATGGATTTAAGAACTTTAAAGCCGTGGATTTTGTCTAATCTTGTTGTGCTTCGGCCTCTGAGCTTTCAACTGAACCTGAAGACTGGTACTTACTTTTGTGGATGGCTAAACCTGAAAGTTCTGAAGCTAAATCTGTTACCCCTGGGTTGTCCTCTATACAAAATTTGTAAGTTGAAGTGCTATATCTTGAGCGTTCCTTCTTTTCGTTTCAGTGATCATGATCATGGTGTGACATCAAGTTTTATCTTTGCTCCTCAGCATACTGCAGCTTCGTTGGTATCATCTAAAGGCGTCTGAACCTGGTTCTTTTTAGGCATGGTTTTGTTTTACTCATCAATGCATTTTAGATAGTGAAATTGTTCCTCATTATTCCCTGTAGGACTGTTCATTGTTTATTGCCTGCCAGTTGTACATAAATTCCTTTTGCCCTGGCAAAAGGTTGTTTCACGCTAAAAGGAAATGAATTTCCATCATAGCTTCGGTCCAGTTGTAGCTTCAGTTCATTACATGCATGAGTAGGTGTTTCCTCGTGCAGACGAGTATTACCTCTGTTCATAAAtactacttcctccgttccaaattacttgaCCCCCATTTGTCTAGACACGGATATATCTAGACACTAAACAAGTATAGATACATTCGTATCTAGACAAATGAAAGTTTTAGAGACTTGTATGATTAGTCTAAAACATCCTATATTGGTTAACAGAGGGAGTGTCTCACTATTTTCAGTGGACGATATCTGCTTTTTTTTCTCGAATACGCACGAGTATGTGTATCATGCATTAAAGAAGGAGGGGGAAAGCTCCCCAAAGTTGCACGCGTTACATCATATGTACAAGCGGTCAAGCCGCATCCACCTCACATTCGTAGGCTAACTACTCCCTGACTGCCCACTCCAAGTTTCCTACCTCAAAACCTCTAATTGCGCCCTTGAGCAGTCCTGCCTTTGCCCACAAGATTCCTTCCTCTGTCATGTGCTGCGTGATTGTCGCCAATGATGGCGTCGCGCCGTTGAAGACGATAACATTCCGATGCTTCCAGATGAGCCACATGCTAAGGAGACTCAAAGTCCGAATGTTCCTCTTGTCTTGCCTGCTCCGGTCCTGCCTAGTGC containing:
- the LOC125513773 gene encoding ribosomal RNA-processing protein 14 gives rise to the protein MGRKPSASAAAAAAAADHDSTVASAKAAELLAAAADCEGIHGHSMFFDALVQLIPPRFYLSADDDVRPYYQGLSKAAKAAMKAQSRANIKAARRARLDPAGPPSSTLDLLKKSVADQEAEEKKEEEEDNSQDGSQESDDEATSEGGDDDQDNEEGDEEEEEEEEAEDEKQEMQMAPAAVVSEDRSVTYEELRERLQRRITELRGNRCTRPEFLNKPQKEKGKKGKGAKVKGKEEGTKRKREDGTGDAEGKDGKKHKKEGEEKAPDIMYGNVLVDPKEARRRKKRRIKNKKKELEQAKRMQRAKEDPKKATKMAWDVATRRAAGEKVHDNPKLIKESMKKDKKRQEKHAEEWKDRQRTVDIKKKQKQNKRKENIQGRAQEKKARKIEKREKKLMRPGFEGRKEGYVNE